In Acidobacteriota bacterium, the following proteins share a genomic window:
- a CDS encoding ROK family protein: MKTTNTRHPVPPPLTLALAFHPAALTAALVDQRGRLVAQAKSAPKFYTTRAVIAALVELIIELAHTPARGAAEINAIGIALPGQLDPQSQRVTIPAWKNWARVPLGELLEQALNKAGYDIRQPGAATEAVAETRLSGHPPVTIRPRAVALAAAESWVGAARGKQHVVYLGLSETIESGILIGGQALLGADGVAGAAGWLALGDNFKRDYETQGCLTSEGAPGALVRRAIEEFGGDTRSMLGSLIMETPGHLTPEMIVRAARGGESHAHHVVTAHCRWLGRGMANLISLFNPEALLLGGEWGGALTPFLDEIREEARLWALPEAARRCKILAATIENHAELIGAARLTQT; this comes from the coding sequence GTGAAAACAACCAACACACGCCACCCCGTGCCGCCACCGCTGACCCTGGCTCTGGCGTTCCATCCCGCCGCCTTGACGGCGGCCCTAGTGGATCAGCGCGGTCGTCTCGTGGCCCAGGCGAAAAGCGCCCCGAAATTTTATACCACCCGCGCCGTCATAGCGGCGCTGGTCGAATTGATTATTGAATTGGCCCACACCCCCGCACGCGGCGCTGCTGAGATCAACGCGATCGGTATTGCGTTACCGGGCCAACTCGATCCGCAGAGCCAACGGGTGACCATCCCGGCTTGGAAAAACTGGGCGCGCGTGCCGCTCGGTGAACTGCTGGAACAGGCCTTGAATAAGGCCGGCTATGACATTCGGCAACCGGGGGCGGCCACCGAAGCCGTAGCGGAAACGCGTCTTTCGGGGCACCCACCTGTAACCATTCGCCCGCGTGCCGTGGCCCTGGCGGCAGCCGAAAGCTGGGTCGGCGCCGCGCGTGGCAAGCAACATGTCGTCTATCTTGGGTTGAGTGAAACGATTGAAAGCGGGATTTTGATCGGCGGGCAGGCTTTGCTGGGGGCTGACGGGGTGGCGGGCGCAGCCGGTTGGTTGGCGCTGGGTGACAACTTCAAACGCGATTACGAGACGCAAGGTTGTTTGACCAGCGAAGGCGCGCCAGGCGCCCTGGTGCGGCGGGCCATTGAAGAGTTTGGCGGCGACACACGCTCGATGCTGGGCAGCCTGATTATGGAAACGCCCGGCCACTTGACGCCTGAAATGATCGTGCGGGCGGCGCGCGGCGGCGAAAGCCATGCGCATCACGTGGTCACGGCGCATTGCCGCTGGCTAGGCCGTGGCATGGCCAACCTGATCTCGCTTTTCAATCCCGAAGCCTTGCTGCTGGGCGGCGAATGGGGGGGGGCGCTGACGCCTTTCCTGGATGAGATTCGTGAGGAAGCGCGGTTGTGGGCGTTGCCTGAGGCGGCCCGCCGCTGTAAAATTTTAGCGGCGACAATTGAGAATCATGCCGAACTCATCGGCGCGGCGCGGCTCACGCAAACTTGA